In Glycine max cultivar Williams 82 chromosome 15, Glycine_max_v4.0, whole genome shotgun sequence, the DNA window tttttttctctagtttGAATGGggaaaaaatagagagaaaagtAAGAAATTGTAATCATGTTGAGTAACATTTAAAGCCTATTAACAACATACCAAAACATAAAGTAAATAGCCACTTTAATCCTTTAACTTCCCATCAACTTTAGATtagttctaataaaaaaaaagtcaatataGAGTAAATAGCCACCTTAAGTCCATAAACTATCAAAAAGTCATTCAGCTAAGCATTTCATAGTTTTAGGAGTTAAAAAAGGGGATTTTCTACATTCAAGGACTAATTTGAAGTTAACTGAAAGTTATAGGACTAAAATGGCTGTTATCCCAAAATTTAATTAGGATAAGGGTATTTGTCATTCGAttaattttctctcttctaCCCCGTTTTCTCTACTGATGGTAGAAAATCTTTTCCACGAGTTCCACTCTCAATCTATTTTATCCAATATGTTTTCTCACCATTCTCAACAGTGAAAAACATCTCGCCAAAGAGTTCTTTCAAGTTATCTTTTCCATTGCAAATGATACCAAGTTGAATTGAGTTGAATCAATGATTTAGCAAATTCATTTACTGACCCATACATTAAAATGACAACGAAGAGAAAAATTCAGATCAAACTTGTTACCCTTCATTTTCTTATTAtccaagataaaataaaaattaagaaataaaattaataactatttattttatattaaaattgttgcCAACCATTATGATTTAAGAATCAagactaaaaaatgaaaatgtcaGAAAATATAATTTCCTTAATACTCCTAGTGCAAATACATCTCCCCCTCCCtaccaaaaaatacaaatatatattccCATAATTTTCACGAAAAGCCTAAAATTAACCATTGCCCTAAGAAAACAAAATggatattaaaattttcaacctCATCCACTGTTATAGATGTCTATATAATAGTATTTAAAACTTAGGTAGAGGCACGGGTAtaattaaaaggaataaaaggCTTCCgctagtgtgtgtgtgtgtatatatatatatatatatatatatatatatatatatatatatatatatatatataattgcaaGAATTATTGTAGTATGTTTTTTGCTAGTTTTAGAAATTCACTctggaaaatttaaaaattcagcaCTTATCCCCAAAGAACTTCAGCTCTTTTCTGCCCACTTTTTCGTCTGCATATTATTACATTTCCAATGAGAGTATCTAGCCAACTCCCAACCCCGCAATTACCACTCCTGGGCACCACTGCAGAAGAAACCCTAATTCCTAGGTTATTTACCAGACCTAAATTTACCAGCAAGCTGCCTTCGACACTTCCATCCATCTTTCTGTTCATTTCAAGTATAATAATCTTTAACAATATAAAGGAAGCAAAACCAGCCAAACCTTAGAATCCCGGTAAAGTTCAAATATTGGCGAAATAGATAGACAAGAATGTGACTAAAGTCTTATAtttcccccccaaaaaaaaaacagctggATATATGTCAATATCATGCATACACGAAATGACGAATTAGAAAGATACCAAAACAGTTCATTCAATGCACTAACACCGAGAAGAGGAAGCAGGTATGTACCATACCACCATCTACACTTTGACAGACAAAGCCACGCTTTGAACAAGGTCACCCATTGCTAGTATTTGAAACGCTCACATTCAAAGACTAGCTAccagaataataaaatatatcgtTCAAAAGAGAGCGTATAGCCCAATGATTCATATAGATTTTTaaagttgaaaagaaaaagtggtGCTTCATCAACTTTCAGCACCTTTCAATCCTAACAAAATCACACTTCCTTGAAATATAGGCATGCATGGCTAGTCAATTACTCAAACATCAAATACCAAGCATTTaacgttggtaaaaaaaataataaagcttTGACAGTTTCTTAGTTATTGTTTTCCAATTAGATTGGAAGTTTCATTTTGGTGATCCGGCATAATATTCCTTTAATGGAACTTTAATCCTCACAAGAAGAATAGCACGAATATAACACCCAAAAAATTGTTAGTTAaacctttatatttttaaatatgcagAATATTTTGAGAAGATAGAGAGAGGAAGAGGGTCATCACCAAAGTCGGTGGAAGAAATTGTAAGATTTTTGAACTGGCACTCAATCCTTTGAAGGAAGAGCATGGCTTCCTTTAAGGGTTTGGAGAGTTCTTGCTCATACTTGGTGAGCATCTCACAGTAAGCCTCCATGAACTGATCCAAAGCTGGATCTTCACCTATGCAGCTTGATCcagctgctgctgctgcatCACCAGCCATTGTCGCTGCAGAAGCACATGCTTCTTCTAACCTTGCCACCACTTCCGGTGGGGCTCCAACCTGCAAAGGAACGTGTGAAAACTAAAAACCAtgtatcaccaaaaaaaaaacatgatataATAATTTCCATGAAGCAAATAACTGTCTATATCACTTTTGCTTTAAAGGGTGGGTTCTTTTATTTGACTTCTTTGCCATATCAACATAGTGTTATTAGTAGAaagaaacaaggaaaaaaaaaaaaaaaacaagtccaCAGTTTCACAGTACACATGCCACACAACTCAGATCCGAACTTGCCAAAGAAAGCTAGTGTGCAGaaactaattaatataattatgcaTCGATCGTTTTCAACCACTGAGTCAAAATTTGTCTACCTCTTTTACACATAGAGGGGGTGTTGGGGGTGtgcatatacacatcacacaagaGCAGTTAAAgttaagctttttctttttcttttctaaccTTCTGACAATTGACGTAAGCTGCCAAGAGACGGTGATAGTGAGGATGAGCCATGATCTTGGCCTTGACAgcagaagaggaagaggaggaggagcttccattgttgttgttgttgcggTGATGGTGGTCACTCTCCATGAAATAGTACCCTAACCCAGTGTTAGTGCTGGTTTTGTTGTTATCATCAtcagtgttgttgttgttgtggagcaTGATAGAAGGAGTTCCAGAACTGTTACTGCAGTTGGGAATGAAGAGACAGTTTgtgttttcattattattagtattattactAGGATTACTAGGATTTGTTGCATGATGGGAAGTTACCAAAGGCATCATCGTCATTGGGCATAGCCCACCACTGTTTTCTCCAAAAGCCAACAAATAAGAAGTGTCATTAGAGCAACTACTACCCTCCATGGCTTTTGCTTGTCAACAACATACACACTCACTGTCTTATCCTTTTTGCCTACTACTACCACCACCTTCTGTAGCTCACTACAGTTGTAGAACACACTCACTAGCTAGCCTTAATTacaacaaaccaaaaaaacaaaaaaacacttctctattttattttatgaagtcTGAATGAAGATGTTTGTCTTCCAGGGCTCTCCCGGGTTTTATGGTAAAAGAGTATCAGGCTTTTTACAGAAAATCCTAAATAGTGATAGTGGTGGCTATAGTCAGTTACATGAAGTAA includes these proteins:
- the LOC100805837 gene encoding homeobox protein SBH1-like isoform X1 gives rise to the protein MLHNNNNTDDDNNKTSTNTGLGYYFMESDHHHRNNNNNGSSSSSSSSAVKAKIMAHPHYHRLLAAYVNCQKVGAPPEVVARLEEACASAATMAGDAAAAAGSSCIGEDPALDQFMEAYCEMLTKYEQELSKPLKEAMLFLQRIECQFKNLTISSTDFACNEGAERNGSSEEDVDLHNMIDPQAEDRELKGQLLRKYSGYLGSLKQEFMKKRKKGKLPKEARQQLLEWWSRHYKWPYPSESQKLALAESTGLDQKQINNWFINQRKRHWKPSEDMQFVVMDPSHPHYYMDNVLGNPFPMDLSHPML
- the LOC100805837 gene encoding homeobox protein SBH1-like, with product MEGSSCSNDTSYLLAFGENSGGLCPMTMMPLVTSHHATNPSNPSNNTNNNENTNCLFIPNCSNSSGTPSIMLHNNNNTDDDNNKTSTNTGLGYYFMESDHHHRNNNNNGSSSSSSSSAVKAKIMAHPHYHRLLAAYVNCQKVGAPPEVVARLEEACASAATMAGDAAAAAGSSCIGEDPALDQFMEAYCEMLTKYEQELSKPLKEAMLFLQRIECQFKNLTISSTDFACNEGAERNGSSEEDVDLHNMIDPQAEDRELKGQLLRKYSGYLGSLKQEFMKKRKKGKLPKEARQQLLEWWSRHYKWPYPSESQKLALAESTGLDQKQINNWFINQRKRHWKPSEDMQFVVMDPSHPHYYMDNVLGNPFPMDLSHPML